One genomic segment of Borrelia coriaceae includes these proteins:
- a CDS encoding bactofilin family protein, with translation MHVNVKDSYKWDCKLDASLIFRGKLKFEGALYLDSSFEGEIFSKRGILFIGKNSKVITDVVICDTLIIEGILKGNVNASNKVYLNSGCKIYGDVRTKKIFINDNIVFDGKCEMIKSNESIDLFSFTVSQLKDTFQ, from the coding sequence ATGCATGTTAATGTTAAAGATTCTTACAAATGGGATTGTAAGCTTGATGCAAGCTTAATTTTCAGAGGAAAGTTAAAGTTTGAAGGTGCTTTATATCTTGATTCGTCTTTTGAAGGTGAGATATTTTCAAAAAGAGGAATACTTTTTATAGGTAAAAATAGTAAGGTTATTACAGACGTAGTAATTTGCGATACATTAATAATTGAGGGAATTTTAAAGGGAAATGTTAATGCTAGCAATAAGGTTTATTTAAATAGTGGTTGTAAGATATATGGTGATGTTAGGACAAAAAAGATATTTATTAATGATAATATAGTCTTTGATGGTAAGTGTGAAATGATTAAGTCTAATGAGAGTATAGATTTATTTTCTTTTACAGTTTCACAATTAAAAGATACTTTTCAATGA
- the lnt gene encoding apolipoprotein N-acyltransferase, whose translation MKTRYFFLAAFSGMLTTLAIPNEIKNMGYSSIGLIAYIPLFTALIKIKDKKTLINLTIFYFLIANSLQNFWLAYFHSFGLITFLGAVSGYIPYALVLGYLLYYSLKTFKNKTLTLAILFTFYDYSKSIGFAAYPWGFSAFMVHNFNDLIQVADIFGVFFVCFVVYFFNAGIANFFIKQSKINTLSVLFSILLISTSFAYGIIKKIELNPILNKETDTLNIAAIQTNIDPWLPGKHKEGIKTSIKLTKQALSKHPDTELVLWSEGALALPFNSYKDYTNNEELIKLYDSIKALIINSKAHFVIGSPSKTDKSSFSHQNSVYAIKPNLNIENIYSKIFLVPFSEKIPFYEYKFVRKFFRQNFNVIGQMNGNKLEILKLKKFNLGFLICYDDAFPDLARNYKKQNVNLLLNFSNDSWSHTNSSEWQHFVVAKFRSIENGIKTVRSTNSGITSVINEYGENVKNLETFKEGYLTSKIKLTPRFTTIYEYIGDLFIYALAIAIVIMALKFYFIEKSTHLLS comes from the coding sequence ATGAAAACAAGATATTTCTTCCTAGCTGCATTTTCTGGAATGCTTACAACTCTGGCAATTCCAAATGAAATAAAAAACATGGGATATTCAAGTATTGGTTTAATTGCATACATACCACTTTTCACTGCACTAATCAAAATAAAAGATAAAAAAACTCTCATTAATTTAACAATTTTTTACTTTTTAATAGCTAATAGTCTACAAAATTTTTGGCTTGCATACTTTCATTCATTTGGACTCATCACGTTCTTAGGGGCCGTATCAGGTTATATTCCCTACGCTTTAGTTTTAGGATATTTACTATATTATTCATTAAAAACTTTTAAAAACAAAACATTAACCTTAGCTATACTTTTTACATTTTATGATTATTCAAAATCAATTGGATTTGCAGCATATCCTTGGGGATTTTCAGCCTTCATGGTACACAACTTCAATGATCTTATACAAGTAGCTGATATTTTTGGTGTCTTTTTTGTATGCTTCGTTGTTTACTTTTTTAACGCAGGAATTGCAAATTTTTTCATAAAACAAAGCAAAATAAATACGCTAAGCGTATTATTCTCAATTTTATTGATAAGTACATCTTTTGCTTATGGAATTATAAAAAAAATAGAATTAAATCCAATATTAAACAAAGAAACAGACACTCTAAATATTGCAGCAATCCAAACTAACATTGATCCTTGGCTACCTGGCAAGCACAAAGAAGGCATTAAAACATCTATCAAGCTCACAAAACAAGCCTTAAGCAAACATCCAGATACAGAACTTGTACTCTGGAGTGAAGGGGCATTAGCCTTACCATTTAATTCTTATAAAGATTACACTAACAATGAAGAATTAATTAAATTATATGATTCAATCAAGGCCCTAATAATCAACAGCAAAGCCCACTTTGTTATTGGTTCCCCATCAAAGACAGATAAAAGTTCATTCTCACATCAAAACTCAGTTTACGCAATAAAACCCAACCTTAATATAGAAAACATATACTCTAAAATATTTTTGGTTCCATTTTCAGAAAAAATACCATTTTATGAATATAAATTTGTAAGAAAATTTTTCCGTCAAAACTTTAACGTTATAGGACAAATGAATGGAAATAAACTCGAGATATTAAAGCTAAAAAAATTTAATCTGGGATTTTTAATATGCTATGACGATGCATTTCCAGATCTTGCAAGAAATTACAAAAAACAAAATGTAAATTTATTATTAAATTTTTCAAATGACTCATGGTCACATACAAATTCATCAGAATGGCAACACTTTGTAGTAGCAAAATTTAGAAGCATAGAAAATGGAATTAAAACCGTCAGATCTACAAACTCCGGAATAACTTCTGTAATAAATGAATATGGAGAAAATGTCAAAAATTTAGAAACATTTAAAGAAGGATATCTAACATCAAAAATAAAATTGACTCCAAGATTCACAACAATCTATGAATACATTGGAGATCTATTTATATACGCCCTAGCAATAGCCATTGTAATTATGGCCCTAAAATTCTATTTTATTGAAAAGAGTACCCACTTATTATCCTGA
- a CDS encoding insulinase family protein: MKKKKFFSLISKTYLEEYDTEGCYFKHESGLEIFELKNSKFKENAFGIAFKTIPLNNTGVAHILEHTIFCGSNKYRIKDPFLYLMKGSLSTFLNAMTFPDKTLYPAASTIQKDYFNLFKIYADAVFNPLLKKEAFMQEGYNINPTNFQLSGIVLNEMKGNYSNKNSLINEIATNSLFSEGTYQYDSGGNPINIIDLTYEEFIEFYKKHYTLENCKIFLFGNIDTNKNLNFIEKYILRPYTKTKSNINYNIDTTTRWKQGKTLSFNIPKETENTLGVYAINWLCTDIKNIKDNIGLEILSEILLDSSCQFTINMLKSEIGDVIADVSGINTDIKECVFSFGLQNVLPGKIEEFKNMVFKELKDLVKVKIPEELIQGILFGYEFSLKEEKGQGWPISLMIRSFKGWIHGMHPTETLKINYHLDEIKNKLERGEPYFENLIEKYLLNNNHYTLIHFNPSDKTLKEMEEEIAKKLMNIEINIKKNPKKFAEFTKDYNQFKEYQKKEDLKSDISKLPMLKIDDLPKEVEKSLPLNETPELKAHTFEFKQNNNIFNVHLFFKLNSLQKEDFITLSLFKIAIQDLSTKNYSYVDLNNKIQNTLGQLNIYESYEEDVQGNMINLFNISFKSFNNKIQESFILIKEILININFHNYDRLKEIVLSLKNDFKSILIPKGHIFATTRSESKLSQSKYLLELQLGITGREYWHKVKTDIESLKEIACNLENLRNKIICKDNLSSLLIGNTSDVIKRLESELSTLRENLSGKTYPTNPNTIYLSNNNLKEIIIIPSKISFNSMSFVSYKIKDENYPKINFLTHILKSGILWEKVRILGGAYGAFASITNGIFSFTSYRDPNFVKTYQAFETSLEELANNAIKNEELYTYLIGVIGLSTNVKTKSTEILESYKRKILNISDQLRQDIRNAYFKITSTDIKNISEQVLQQLTRKNSITSLVNDVTYENDKEKLEAFIGKKYKIKKIY; the protein is encoded by the coding sequence ATGAAGAAAAAAAAATTTTTTAGCTTAATTTCAAAAACTTATCTAGAAGAATATGATACTGAAGGATGCTATTTTAAACATGAAAGCGGACTAGAAATCTTTGAATTAAAAAATAGCAAATTCAAAGAAAATGCCTTTGGAATAGCATTTAAAACTATTCCCTTAAATAATACTGGAGTTGCTCACATCCTAGAGCACACAATCTTCTGCGGTTCAAACAAATATAGAATAAAAGATCCCTTTCTTTATTTAATGAAAGGAAGTCTAAGCACTTTTTTAAATGCAATGACATTTCCAGACAAGACTCTCTACCCAGCAGCATCTACAATACAAAAAGATTATTTTAACTTGTTTAAAATATATGCTGATGCTGTTTTCAACCCATTACTTAAAAAAGAAGCGTTCATGCAGGAAGGTTATAATATAAATCCAACTAACTTTCAACTATCCGGTATTGTTTTAAATGAAATGAAAGGTAATTATTCTAATAAAAATTCTCTAATTAACGAAATTGCCACCAATTCTCTTTTTTCTGAAGGCACCTATCAATATGACTCTGGAGGCAACCCTATCAATATAATTGACCTCACATACGAAGAATTTATTGAATTTTACAAAAAACACTATACACTAGAAAATTGCAAAATATTCTTATTTGGAAATATTGATACTAATAAGAATCTTAATTTTATTGAAAAATATATTCTTAGACCTTACACAAAAACAAAATCAAATATTAATTATAATATAGACACAACAACAAGATGGAAGCAGGGCAAGACATTAAGTTTTAATATCCCAAAAGAAACTGAAAATACACTTGGGGTATACGCAATAAACTGGTTATGTACCGACATTAAAAATATCAAAGACAATATCGGACTAGAAATTTTATCAGAAATCCTCTTAGACAGCTCCTGCCAATTCACCATAAACATGCTAAAAAGCGAAATTGGCGATGTAATAGCTGATGTTAGTGGTATCAACACAGATATAAAAGAATGTGTATTTTCATTCGGATTACAAAATGTACTTCCAGGAAAAATAGAAGAATTTAAAAATATGGTTTTTAAAGAACTTAAAGATCTTGTTAAAGTAAAAATTCCAGAAGAACTAATACAAGGTATTCTCTTTGGTTATGAATTTTCATTAAAAGAAGAAAAAGGACAAGGCTGGCCTATTTCTTTAATGATTAGAAGTTTTAAAGGTTGGATACATGGAATGCACCCAACTGAAACTTTAAAAATCAATTATCACTTGGATGAGATTAAAAATAAGCTAGAAAGAGGAGAACCTTACTTTGAAAATCTAATAGAAAAATACTTACTTAATAATAATCATTACACCTTAATCCATTTTAATCCATCAGATAAAACCCTTAAAGAAATGGAAGAAGAAATAGCAAAAAAATTAATGAACATAGAAATTAATATTAAAAAAAACCCAAAAAAATTTGCAGAGTTTACTAAAGATTATAACCAATTCAAAGAATATCAAAAAAAGGAAGATCTTAAATCTGACATTTCTAAGCTTCCTATGTTAAAAATAGATGATTTACCAAAAGAAGTTGAAAAAAGTTTACCTCTTAATGAAACCCCTGAACTTAAGGCACATACATTTGAGTTCAAACAAAATAATAATATCTTCAATGTACACTTATTCTTTAAATTAAATTCCCTACAAAAAGAAGATTTTATAACCCTATCTTTATTCAAAATAGCCATCCAAGATCTATCTACAAAAAATTATTCCTATGTGGATTTAAATAATAAAATTCAAAATACCTTGGGACAACTAAATATATATGAAAGTTATGAAGAAGATGTTCAAGGCAATATGATAAATTTATTTAACATTAGTTTTAAATCTTTCAACAATAAAATTCAAGAATCATTTATATTAATTAAAGAAATTTTAATCAATATAAATTTTCATAATTACGATAGATTAAAAGAAATAGTTTTAAGCCTAAAAAATGATTTTAAATCAATCCTAATCCCCAAAGGTCACATCTTTGCAACAACAAGATCAGAATCAAAATTAAGTCAAAGCAAATATCTACTAGAACTTCAACTTGGAATTACAGGAAGAGAATACTGGCACAAAGTCAAGACAGATATAGAATCTTTAAAAGAAATTGCCTGTAATCTAGAAAATCTAAGAAATAAAATAATTTGTAAAGATAACCTATCATCCCTGCTGATAGGCAATACTAGCGATGTCATTAAAAGATTAGAAAGCGAATTGTCTACATTAAGAGAAAATTTAAGTGGAAAAACCTACCCAACCAATCCGAACACAATATACTTATCAAATAACAACTTAAAAGAAATAATTATTATTCCATCAAAAATATCTTTTAACTCCATGAGCTTTGTAAGCTATAAAATAAAGGATGAAAATTATCCCAAAATTAATTTCTTAACACATATATTAAAAAGCGGAATCTTATGGGAAAAAGTAAGGATTCTAGGAGGAGCATATGGCGCCTTTGCATCCATTACAAACGGAATATTTTCTTTTACATCATATAGAGATCCGAACTTTGTGAAGACATATCAAGCTTTTGAAACATCATTAGAAGAATTGGCTAACAACGCAATCAAAAATGAAGAGCTTTATACATATTTAATAGGAGTAATTGGTTTAAGTACAAATGTAAAAACAAAATCCACAGAAATATTAGAAAGCTATAAAAGAAAAATACTAAATATTAGTGATCAGCTAAGACAAGATATACGAAATGCATACTTTAAAATCACAAGCACAGATATTAAAAATATATCTGAACAAGTATTGCAACAATTAACACGAAAGAATAGCATCACATCTCTTGTCAATGATGTAACTTACGAAAATGACAAAGAAAAACTAGAAGCATTCATTGGAAAAAAATACAAGATAAAAAAAATATATTAA
- the serS gene encoding serine--tRNA ligase yields the protein MLDLKFIRDNLDLIQKNIKDRGLKVDIDLLISLDDERRKLVTKIGELNAARNENANAMKGKIDDSRRHFLIEVGKSLKSEIAGLEDKLNHITSRLLTQHKQIPNISAPDVPVGEGEDSNVVLRISGSIPKFNFKPKDHLKIGIDLDLFDFERAREVSGNKFYYLRNEAVFLELALINFALNKLKLKGFDLFITPDIAKEFVVEGIGFNPRGSESNIYKIEDTDKYLIGTSEITLGGYYYNTILDLKSPLRMAGLSHCFRKEAGAAGQFSKGLYRVHQFSKVEMFCLCKSEDSDRIHNEFLALEEEIFTELEIPYRVLNICSFDLGAPAYKKYDIEAWMPGRGDRGEYGEVTSTSNCTDYQSRRLKIRYKDDGKSKFVHMINGTAIASTRAIIAILENFQDERGGVRIPKNLVKYTGFDYIAPKN from the coding sequence ATGCTTGACTTGAAGTTTATAAGGGATAATTTAGATCTTATTCAAAAAAATATTAAAGATAGGGGTTTGAAAGTAGATATTGATCTGTTGATTTCTCTTGATGATGAACGCAGAAAACTTGTTACTAAGATAGGTGAATTGAATGCAGCAAGGAATGAAAATGCTAATGCTATGAAGGGCAAGATAGATGATTCCCGTAGGCATTTTTTAATAGAGGTTGGTAAATCTTTAAAGTCTGAAATTGCAGGTTTAGAAGATAAATTGAATCATATAACATCTAGGCTTTTGACTCAACACAAGCAGATTCCCAATATTTCTGCTCCTGATGTTCCTGTTGGTGAGGGTGAGGATTCAAATGTTGTGTTAAGGATATCGGGAAGTATTCCGAAGTTTAATTTTAAACCAAAAGATCATTTAAAAATTGGAATTGATTTAGATCTTTTTGATTTTGAAAGAGCACGTGAGGTTAGTGGTAATAAGTTTTATTATCTTAGAAATGAGGCTGTTTTTTTAGAGCTTGCACTTATTAATTTTGCTTTAAATAAACTTAAACTCAAAGGCTTTGATTTATTTATCACACCTGATATTGCAAAAGAATTTGTAGTTGAAGGTATTGGATTTAATCCTCGGGGTAGTGAGAGTAATATTTATAAAATTGAAGATACAGATAAATATCTTATTGGTACATCTGAGATTACTCTTGGTGGGTATTATTATAATACTATATTAGATCTTAAGTCTCCATTAAGAATGGCAGGACTTTCTCATTGTTTTCGTAAAGAGGCCGGAGCTGCTGGGCAATTTTCCAAGGGACTTTATAGGGTTCACCAATTTAGTAAGGTTGAAATGTTTTGTCTTTGTAAGAGTGAGGATTCTGATCGTATTCACAATGAGTTTTTAGCATTAGAAGAAGAAATTTTTACTGAACTTGAGATCCCGTATAGAGTTTTAAATATTTGTTCTTTTGATCTTGGTGCACCAGCTTATAAAAAGTACGATATTGAAGCTTGGATGCCAGGTAGAGGAGATAGGGGTGAATATGGAGAAGTTACCTCAACTTCAAACTGTACAGATTATCAGTCAAGGCGTCTTAAGATTAGATATAAGGATGATGGGAAGAGCAAGTTTGTGCACATGATAAATGGGACAGCAATAGCTTCAACAAGGGCTATTATTGCTATACTTGAAAACTTTCAGGATGAAAGAGGTGGTGTTCGAATACCTAAAAATTTGGTCAAATATACAGGTTTTGATTATATAGCTCCTAAAAATTAG
- the rpsT gene encoding 30S ribosomal protein S20, translating into MGNNPSALKRARQNLKRNLRNVSVKSELKTIEKRCVRLIREGKKEEALEFFKFVSKKLDTAARKRIIHRNKAARKKSNLSILLLR; encoded by the coding sequence TTGGGCAATAATCCATCAGCATTAAAGCGAGCTCGGCAGAATTTGAAACGAAATTTGAGAAATGTGAGTGTTAAAAGTGAGTTAAAAACAATAGAAAAACGTTGTGTTCGTCTTATAAGGGAAGGAAAAAAGGAAGAAGCTTTGGAATTTTTTAAATTTGTTTCAAAAAAATTAGATACTGCTGCTAGAAAAAGAATTATTCATAGGAACAAAGCTGCACGTAAAAAGTCAAATTTGAGTATTTTATTATTACGATAA
- a CDS encoding type B 50S ribosomal protein L31, with protein sequence MKKDIHPVSNLVIFKDGANGTMFLTRSTLTSKEMVKYSDGKEYPLITVEITSKSHPFYTGQQTFVDAAGRIDKFNKKYKKLK encoded by the coding sequence ATGAAAAAAGATATACATCCTGTTAGTAATTTAGTAATATTTAAAGATGGTGCTAATGGTACAATGTTTTTAACTAGATCTACTTTAACTTCAAAAGAGATGGTTAAATATAGTGATGGTAAGGAGTATCCATTAATTACTGTTGAAATTACAAGTAAATCACATCCCTTTTATACAGGCCAACAAACGTTTGTGGATGCAGCAGGTAGAATTGACAAATTTAACAAGAAATATAAGAAGCTTAAGTAA
- the ychF gene encoding redox-regulated ATPase YchF: protein MALNVGIVGLPNVGKSTLFSSLTASKSEIANYPFCTIDPNIGMVEIPDERLSKISSLVVSKKTIPAVMEFVDIAGLVKGASRGEGLGNKFLANIREVSIIVHVVRCFEDREVVHVDGDVNPQRDISTINTELCLADLDTVQKSILKNEKNVKSVDKKVSEHAKMIVSVLKNLEKHLMGVRPAIEFEFDEFGYDFIKSLNLLTIKKVIYVCNVDENSLCGNRYTDIVKNIALSEGNNYLILCAKIEAELAEIKDLSERREMLESMGIKDSCLSNLIRTAYYALGLRTYFTAGEQEVRAWTFIDGMKAPEAAGIIHSDFQRGFIKAEVYSFDDLVEFQGVQGLKEKGRLRLEGKDYLVRDGDIIFFKFNV from the coding sequence ATGGCGCTTAATGTGGGAATAGTTGGGTTGCCCAATGTTGGTAAATCAACTTTATTTTCATCCTTGACAGCATCAAAATCAGAGATTGCTAATTATCCTTTTTGTACTATTGATCCAAATATAGGTATGGTGGAAATTCCTGATGAGAGACTTTCAAAAATTTCTAGTTTGGTTGTATCAAAAAAAACTATTCCTGCTGTAATGGAATTCGTTGATATTGCAGGTCTTGTGAAGGGAGCTTCTAGAGGTGAGGGGCTTGGTAATAAGTTTTTGGCAAATATTCGTGAGGTTTCTATCATTGTGCATGTTGTTAGATGTTTTGAAGATAGAGAAGTTGTTCATGTAGATGGAGATGTAAATCCGCAAAGAGATATAAGTACAATTAATACAGAACTATGTCTTGCAGATCTTGATACTGTACAGAAAAGTATCTTAAAGAATGAAAAAAATGTAAAGAGCGTTGATAAAAAGGTTAGTGAACATGCAAAGATGATTGTTTCAGTGCTTAAGAATCTTGAGAAGCATTTAATGGGTGTTAGGCCTGCAATTGAATTTGAGTTCGATGAATTTGGTTATGATTTTATCAAATCTTTAAATCTTTTGACTATTAAAAAGGTTATATATGTTTGTAATGTTGATGAAAACTCTCTTTGTGGCAATAGATATACAGATATTGTAAAAAATATAGCGCTAAGTGAGGGTAATAATTATTTAATTTTATGTGCTAAAATTGAGGCAGAACTTGCAGAGATTAAGGACTTGAGTGAGCGAAGGGAAATGCTTGAATCTATGGGAATAAAGGATAGTTGTCTTAGTAATTTAATAAGAACGGCTTATTATGCTTTAGGTTTAAGAACCTATTTTACAGCCGGAGAGCAGGAAGTGAGAGCTTGGACTTTTATAGATGGAATGAAAGCTCCAGAAGCTGCAGGTATCATTCACAGTGATTTTCAGAGAGGTTTTATTAAAGCGGAAGTGTATTCATTTGACGATTTAGTGGAATTTCAGGGTGTTCAGGGCCTTAAGGAAAAAGGGCGTCTTAGGCTTGAGGGAAAAGATTACTTGGTAAGAGATGGTGATATAATTTTCTTTAAATTTAATGTTTAA
- the rho gene encoding transcription termination factor Rho yields MDKKYAEFNLEDEMKRLNSSKESKIEDNSKKKIVKVVTKKESVFNGLKNSDIDKLRESNGGGPSDFDYDISDPALESSIKTLEQSNIINFLGGKDFIVIDSLYDKPITEVRKVVEGLGTNHTIAVTMKKTELIFLLVKILTEHNINVLFTGVLDVLSDGYGFLRTASNSYLSGGNDVYVSPSQIRLFNLRTGDILYGQIRSPRDGERFFAMIKIKSINDQDPTFAQNRIPFDNLTPLYPSSKLDLEYENCNISTRLINLFAPIGKGQRALIVSPPKAGKTTLLQKIANAITTNYPDIILMILLIDERPEEVTDMIRGVKGEVIASNFDEQASRHVQVAEMVIEKAKRLVENKKDVVILLDSITRLARAYNQTMPTSGKILSGGVDSNALHKPKRFFGSARNIEEGGSLTIIATALVDTGSKMDEVIFEEFKSTGNMELILDRSLADRRLFPAINIKKSGTRKEELLLSEEERSKILLMRKILSGLDDYEGVEALVEKMKKSKNNEIFLKTMSNGD; encoded by the coding sequence ATGGATAAAAAATATGCTGAATTTAATTTAGAGGATGAAATGAAGCGTTTAAATTCTTCTAAAGAATCCAAGATTGAGGATAATTCTAAGAAAAAGATAGTTAAGGTTGTAACTAAAAAAGAGTCTGTTTTTAATGGACTTAAAAACTCTGATATTGATAAATTAAGAGAATCTAATGGGGGGGGGCCATCAGATTTTGATTATGATATATCTGATCCAGCTTTGGAAAGTAGTATTAAGACTCTTGAACAAAGCAACATTATCAATTTTTTAGGTGGTAAGGATTTTATAGTTATTGACAGTCTTTATGATAAACCAATTACTGAAGTCAGAAAAGTTGTTGAGGGTCTTGGTACTAATCATACTATTGCTGTAACAATGAAGAAGACTGAATTAATATTTTTGCTTGTTAAGATATTAACTGAACATAATATTAATGTTTTATTTACTGGTGTTCTTGATGTATTGAGTGATGGGTATGGTTTTTTGCGTACAGCATCTAATTCTTATCTTTCAGGAGGTAATGATGTTTATGTTTCGCCGTCTCAGATTAGACTTTTTAATTTAAGGACAGGAGATATTTTATATGGGCAGATTAGGTCTCCAAGAGATGGTGAGAGATTTTTTGCGATGATTAAGATTAAAAGCATTAATGACCAAGATCCTACGTTTGCACAAAATAGAATACCTTTTGATAATCTAACACCTTTATATCCTAGTTCTAAGTTAGATCTTGAATATGAAAATTGTAATATTTCCACTAGACTTATTAATCTTTTTGCACCTATTGGAAAAGGGCAAAGAGCATTAATAGTGTCACCCCCAAAGGCTGGTAAGACTACTTTGCTTCAAAAAATAGCCAATGCAATTACTACTAATTATCCAGATATTATTTTAATGATTTTGCTCATTGATGAGAGACCTGAAGAGGTTACTGACATGATTCGGGGTGTTAAGGGTGAGGTCATTGCATCTAATTTTGATGAACAAGCTAGTAGGCACGTACAAGTGGCAGAAATGGTTATTGAGAAGGCAAAAAGACTTGTTGAGAATAAAAAAGATGTTGTTATTCTTTTAGATTCTATTACGAGACTTGCAAGAGCTTATAATCAGACTATGCCAACTTCTGGTAAGATACTCTCAGGGGGAGTTGATTCTAATGCTTTACATAAACCAAAAAGGTTTTTTGGTTCGGCTAGAAATATTGAGGAAGGGGGAAGTCTTACTATTATAGCTACAGCCTTGGTTGATACTGGAAGTAAGATGGATGAAGTCATATTTGAGGAATTTAAAAGTACTGGTAACATGGAGTTAATTCTTGATAGAAGTTTGGCAGATCGAAGGCTTTTCCCTGCTATTAATATCAAAAAATCAGGGACAAGAAAAGAAGAATTGCTATTAAGTGAAGAGGAGCGTTCTAAAATCTTACTTATGAGGAAAATTTTAAGTGGTCTTGATGATTATGAGGGTGTTGAAGCTTTGGTTGAAAAGATGAAAAAGAGTAAAAACAATGAAATTTTCCTAAAAACTATGAGTAATGGGGATTAG
- a CDS encoding HU family DNA-binding protein has translation MSFSRRPKVTKSDIVDKISLNIKNNNARLEKKYIRLVVDAFFEELKDSLSHNNVIEFRSFGTFELRKRKGRQNARNPQTGEYVNVEDHHVAYFRPGKDLKERVWGIKSDS, from the coding sequence ATGTCTTTTTCAAGAAGACCCAAAGTTACTAAATCAGATATTGTAGACAAAATATCTTTAAATATTAAAAATAACAATGCTAGGTTAGAGAAAAAGTATATAAGGCTTGTGGTTGATGCTTTTTTTGAAGAACTTAAGGATAGTCTTTCTCATAATAATGTCATAGAATTTAGATCTTTTGGTACATTTGAGCTTAGGAAAAGAAAAGGTCGTCAGAATGCTCGTAATCCTCAAACAGGTGAATATGTTAATGTTGAAGATCATCATGTTGCTTATTTCCGTCCAGGAAAAGATTTAAAAGAACGAGTATGGGGCATTAAGAGTGATAGTTAA
- a CDS encoding MIP/aquaporin family protein, producing MVYIRSKEFIAEFLGTFILLTLGTGSIAMTTLFPSNPAVVGEIIKGGYTNIVLGWGLGVTFGVYTAARISGAHLNPAISIGLATIGRFPMSKLLHYIIAQILGAFFGALMTLIVFYPKWIEIDPTFEITQGIMSTFPAVPGFWPGFIDQIFGTFLLMFLVLVIGKFIKEDTQNPFFPFIIGAIVLAIGISFGGMNGYAINPARDLGPRILLLLAGFKNHGFNEITIFIIPILGPIIGASLGAIVYEFTLEEKNNLQCNSNDTNS from the coding sequence ATGGTTTATATACGATCTAAAGAATTTATTGCAGAATTTTTAGGTACATTTATTTTACTAACACTTGGAACAGGTTCCATAGCAATGACAACCTTATTTCCATCAAACCCTGCTGTAGTTGGAGAAATAATAAAGGGAGGTTATACAAATATAGTACTCGGCTGGGGCTTAGGTGTAACATTTGGGGTTTATACAGCTGCAAGAATTAGTGGCGCACACTTAAATCCTGCCATCAGCATCGGATTAGCTACTATTGGAAGATTTCCAATGTCAAAACTTTTGCACTACATTATAGCACAAATACTTGGAGCATTTTTTGGAGCTCTAATGACATTAATTGTATTCTACCCCAAATGGATAGAAATAGATCCTACATTCGAAATTACCCAAGGAATTATGTCCACTTTTCCCGCTGTCCCTGGTTTTTGGCCTGGATTTATTGATCAAATATTTGGAACATTTTTATTGATGTTTTTAGTACTAGTTATTGGAAAATTTATAAAGGAAGATACTCAAAATCCATTTTTTCCTTTCATTATTGGAGCAATAGTTTTGGCCATTGGAATAAGCTTTGGGGGTATGAACGGTTATGCTATTAACCCAGCAAGGGACTTGGGGCCAAGAATATTGCTACTATTGGCTGGTTTTAAAAATCACGGGTTTAACGAAATAACTATATTTATTATTCCTATATTAGGTCCAATAATTGGTGCTAGCTTAGGCGCTATAGTTTATGAATTTACATTAGAAGAAAAAAATAATCTCCAATGTAATTCAAACGACACTAATTCTTAA